AAAGCAGGGTCCGGCACGAATCGAATCAAGGATCATTAAtcgtaaaatgaaattgatccGATTCACAGATCggatcattttttctttttaatgtaGAGGGTCACtggacatgaaaaattgaaaaatatgggtTTTGTCCCATTTTAACGATTCCGATCATGAAAAATGTGATTAAGATCACTCGATCTCtcacaaaagtgaaaaaaatctcaatgatCCATGAATGAAtctaaaaatgactaaaatgagTGATCCGAATCACGGATCCCTTCAACTGgctgtgatccggatcacggatcaagttttttaaaaatgatccaGATCATGCCGGACCCTgcccaaaaacctaatattgaCGTAAAACCATCCCCGAGGGGGATTTCGCCCACAAAAGGGTGTTGTTTAGAAGATATTcgctcagaaatgaaaaattttcaaaatacgtattttttgcagatttcaatttttgattttttgaagttttttttttcaacttattgaaGAAGGGTACTAAGATTGTTCGGAGGGCCGAGGGAGGGATTTTCTATAAAATGGAGTCATTGAATTACCAATCACCAAAAAAGTATTTGGAAGAACAAAACTTCTGGCAGTTCTGGCCAAACTAatggtatcaatttttcaaacatttttctggcAGAAACACTTACAAAAAGCATACCCTTCGAAAATCTATCGCCAGTATGTACTGCATCTGAATATACATTACGGTTAGCATACGAGTAAGTATCATTTTAAATGAATGAATCCAAGATCCGCGTATAgagtgtaaaataaaataataaattataccGTAAATTTTCTCGTTTATGGTAATGAAGTaagaaaaacaatttgaaaccacACAAGTTCACTTTAGTAATCAACCATAAACTATTCCaaagagtaagtaggtataattcaACGACAaatctcgaaaataaaaataattttactttattGATTCATTGTAAGGACTTTACACTagcaattttcatcatttatcgCATATATCAAACCTCAGCGCTTAATTACTTCGCACCGGTCGAGTTGAATTATGTAGAAGATGTTTCAAAGCATTTAAATTCGCATATATCAAACTTGGACAGGGTTTACGATAAAGCGCGTTATCTGGTACGCAATCTGTAATCTACTTGAACGTAACGTGAACGAagtactaaaaaattattctttatgGCAAAATGTACCGATTCAGCCTACACAGTTTACATTATCTTTTACTCGTTCTACTAATTTATCGTTACAAATTACGTGCTGCGAATTTCCTGCGAGATATACAACCAAACAATTTCGATTTAAATCTTTTTTATTCCTCAAAAAAGTTCACATTTAGAAAGTTTTATTGATctcgaaatcattttttgatttttaaaaattactgaaataaatttctgctttcaaaagtagcaaaataaaaataacgactGCAAGAAAAATCAAACCGAAACTTTTTCATACGTGTTTCAAATCATATCAAAATACCAGCTCTCAATAACTTACAATCGCTTTTCGCAAACAATAAATAAAAGCTATTTCAACAAAACGGTAAATAATAATGAAACTTATAATATACTACGCAATAACAACTAAAGacttgaaaatcaaacaaaGTACAGATACGTCATTAATCTTACCTCACTTTCTTCCGAACTAAGCGCtgatggttttgaattttcatctggttcattttctttattattaaatttgattttatcgcTGCTTTTACGTCTGGGTGGAACAGGTGGAGGTGTTTTCTCATGTGACGACTCCGATGGCGACGTAGGATAACCGAAATTTGAACCATGGACGGATTTAGGAGATAGAACAGGAGGAGGTGACCGATACGGAGGAGGTTGTTTCGATAGGGATGAAATTGAGTGAAGAGAATCTATGGAGGATGCGTGAGGAATACCGGTGGCTAAAGATGAAAATGATGTCGCACTACTGAGACCTGGTTCAGGAGTTCCTATTGGCGAATTTTCGTAATCAGCTCCATATTTTGACGGCTTTTTCAGTACCAAGAATTTTTCACCCTAAAGAAAACGTACAATATTGTGTTTTTGAATGAACTAAATCAATTTATTCGATCAGTTCTCGAAtacggaatttttttgaattcacaaGTTCCGAAAAAGATAATCGTCATACCTAACATATTTTACGATGAGGTCATCGATTCTGACGAATAACTTatctgattaaaaatttcaaaaatcattacaGTGCTACGttagaaaatattcaattgGCAGAGATCTGATTCAAATAGAATATTCAGACTCGTactctaataataataattctcaATAAAACTGCATTATAACGTAGTCGACGTAAAATAATAGCAACTTTCTCCAGAAATGAAAATGCACGTAAGCTATTCGTCTCTCAATAAGTACGTAAAGTGAATTAAATATGATAAAAACAAATCACTTACCCGTTCATCTCGTGTAACAATGGCAATTTGATTGACAATTCGTTTGAATTGTTCTCTAGCTAATTCTGAAACAGATACGTAACAAATTTTTAGTTGGTAGAAGATGTGTTTTTATATTACTAGGTTACGAGTAAATAAACTATTCAAATAGCGTAGAAGAGATCAAATATGCCCGAGGAGTATTCTTACTAGATT
The sequence above is a segment of the Planococcus citri chromosome 3, ihPlaCitr1.1, whole genome shotgun sequence genome. Coding sequences within it:
- the sowah gene encoding ankyrin repeat domain-containing protein SOWAHB isoform X2, with amino-acid sequence MSKEYSTTLRLTADSVRDYIVNRGGKVYNTELVKYFRPLLTDPETKELAREQFKRIVNQIAIVTRDERGEKFLVLKKPSKYGADYENSPIGTPEPGLSSATSFSSLATGIPHASSIDSLHSISSLSKQPPPYRSPPPVLSPKSVHGSNFGYPTSPSESSHEKTPPPVPPRRKSSDKIKFNNKENEPDENSKPSALSSEESENKVAENEQKISVKERTQRFNRLASTEGPIPKIQQPVGTSAAYKKRFDKGTLSDREDEDSASVASFDPRSREWLVRAAQGNYQALAKMVSENPKLAKFKVSTEFSSSG
- the sowah gene encoding ankyrin repeat domain-containing protein SOWAHA isoform X3; amino-acid sequence: MSKEYSTTLRLTADSVRDYIVNRGGKVYNTELVKYFRPLLTDPETKELAREQFKRIVNQIAIVTRDERGEKFLVLKKPSKYGADYENSPIGTPEPGLSSATSFSSLATGIPHASSIDSLHSISSLSKQPPPYRSPPPVLSPKSVHGSNFGYPTSPSESSHEKTPPPVPPRRKSSDKIKFNNKENEPDENSKPSALSSEESEGTLSDREDEDSASVASFDPRSREWLVRAAQGNYQALAKMVSENPKLAKFKDPATGVSNYIIYVWLMCVSLHT